The following are encoded together in the Vibrio splendidus genome:
- the csdE gene encoding cysteine desulfurase sulfur acceptor subunit CsdE, with protein MTTFPSSPFGTEITSDDIVAKMQTFSGWEDRYRQVIQWGKKLPTMPDELKSEQVIVSGCESQVWLVSQNIDGVWHFCADSDARIVRGLIALVMAAYDGKTSEQVQAFDIDGYFENIGLITHLSPSRGNGLKAIVAQIQELSA; from the coding sequence ATGACCACATTCCCAAGCTCTCCATTCGGCACTGAAATTACCAGTGATGATATTGTCGCGAAGATGCAGACATTCAGCGGCTGGGAAGACCGTTATCGCCAAGTGATTCAATGGGGTAAGAAACTGCCAACGATGCCTGATGAACTGAAAAGTGAGCAGGTGATAGTCTCTGGCTGTGAAAGCCAAGTGTGGTTGGTTTCTCAAAATATCGACGGTGTTTGGCACTTTTGTGCTGATTCTGATGCTCGTATCGTGCGCGGTCTGATTGCATTAGTGATGGCTGCGTATGATGGAAAAACATCAGAGCAGGTTCAAGCGTTTGATATTGATGGTTACTTTGAAAACATCGGTTTAATTACCCACCTAAGCCCATCTCGCGGAAACGGATTAAAAGCGATTGTTGCTCAAATCCAAGAGTTAAGTGCTTAA
- the csdA gene encoding cysteine desulfurase CsdA, which yields MLDINHIREQFPALSQTINQQPLIYLDSAATTQKPQVVIDAISQYYSKQNANVHRGSHSLTANATSQFEAARDKVAQFIGARSSKEIIWTRGATEALNLIAQTYARSTLQPGDEILVSEMEHHANIVPWQIVAEQTGAKVVKVPMTSDCEFDLVAFDTLLNERTKIVALAQITNVTGSRQPIEAVIEKAHKMNAIVVVDGAQGIVHEPVDVAALGADFYVFSGHKLYAPAGIGVLYGKLELLEAMPPWHGGGKMVERVSFSGTTFSQLPGKFEAGTPNVAGAIALSTAIEWLSGFAQQDVENHIHQLQHETYRALSKLDDIQVLGYQPNASVITFVMDGVHHQDIATLLDQQGIAVRAGHHCAHPLMDALNVKGTVRISFGIYNNMDDVDKLIAAIEKAVDML from the coding sequence ATGCTTGATATCAATCACATCCGAGAGCAGTTTCCTGCGCTATCACAAACCATCAATCAACAACCATTGATTTACTTAGACAGCGCGGCAACGACACAAAAACCTCAGGTGGTTATTGATGCCATTAGCCAATATTACTCCAAACAAAATGCCAATGTTCACCGTGGTAGTCATAGCTTAACAGCGAACGCGACCAGTCAGTTTGAAGCGGCAAGAGATAAGGTCGCTCAGTTTATTGGTGCAAGATCTTCAAAAGAGATCATTTGGACTCGCGGTGCCACCGAAGCACTTAACCTGATCGCTCAAACCTACGCAAGAAGTACCCTTCAGCCTGGCGATGAGATCTTGGTTAGCGAAATGGAGCATCACGCCAACATTGTGCCTTGGCAAATTGTGGCAGAACAAACCGGGGCTAAAGTCGTTAAAGTACCGATGACATCGGATTGCGAATTTGACCTAGTCGCGTTTGATACGCTTTTAAATGAACGAACCAAGATTGTTGCATTGGCTCAGATAACCAACGTGACGGGTTCTCGTCAGCCAATTGAAGCTGTCATAGAAAAAGCACACAAGATGAATGCGATTGTTGTGGTCGATGGCGCACAAGGCATCGTTCATGAGCCAGTTGATGTTGCTGCTTTAGGTGCGGATTTCTACGTATTCTCAGGGCACAAGCTCTATGCCCCTGCCGGTATTGGTGTGCTTTACGGCAAACTTGAATTGCTTGAAGCGATGCCACCTTGGCACGGTGGTGGAAAAATGGTTGAGCGCGTCTCTTTTTCTGGCACTACTTTTTCACAGCTGCCTGGGAAGTTTGAAGCGGGTACGCCAAATGTGGCCGGCGCGATTGCATTAAGCACCGCGATAGAATGGTTGAGTGGTTTTGCACAGCAAGATGTCGAAAATCATATCCACCAGCTTCAGCACGAAACCTACCGTGCACTCAGTAAACTAGATGATATTCAGGTTTTGGGGTATCAGCCCAACGCAAGCGTGATTACTTTTGTGATGGATGGTGTTCACCATCAAGACATTGCGACACTGTTGGATCAGCAAGGGATCGCGGTACGTGCAGGGCATCATTGTGCTCACCCATTAATGGATGCGCTTAATGTGAAAGGCACGGTTCGAATTTCATTTGGTATTTACAACAACATGGATGACGTTGATAAGCTTATAGCTGCGATAGAAAAAGCCGTTGATATGCTTTAG
- the panE gene encoding 2-dehydropantoate 2-reductase: MNITIVGPGAIGSLWAIKLLQAGHNVSLWSRSTDNSIDLSLDGQASLSFSNNNIEKLSASDLVIFTVKAWQVAEATTPLLQHLDPDTILMFMHNGMGAVDEITTQIDAYPIILTTTTQAAFKPNRNNVSHTGLGQTQLGAFNQTGQQCTFLVDVLDDALPAVRWNPQIETALWTKLAINCAINPLTGLEQIKNGELADKRFEDILSSIVEELTQVMQAEEIACSFDGLEASVKQVIQATAQNNSSMKQDMFYQRKTEIDFITGHLIKTALKHQIEVPVNQKLFDQVKEQENSWNHQD; encoded by the coding sequence GTGAACATCACTATTGTTGGGCCAGGGGCTATCGGCTCTTTATGGGCAATAAAACTACTTCAAGCTGGTCATAATGTGTCTTTGTGGAGTCGTTCCACTGATAACTCAATTGACTTATCACTTGATGGACAAGCTTCCCTTTCCTTCAGTAACAACAATATCGAAAAGCTATCAGCGAGTGACTTGGTTATTTTCACGGTCAAAGCTTGGCAAGTAGCAGAAGCCACGACTCCGTTACTTCAACATCTCGATCCCGACACCATTCTTATGTTCATGCATAACGGAATGGGCGCGGTTGATGAGATAACCACTCAAATTGATGCTTACCCCATAATATTGACGACGACTACTCAAGCTGCATTCAAACCCAACCGAAACAATGTGTCTCATACTGGATTGGGCCAAACTCAATTGGGTGCTTTCAACCAAACTGGCCAACAGTGTACGTTTTTAGTTGATGTCTTAGATGATGCTCTCCCTGCTGTGCGTTGGAACCCACAAATAGAAACCGCGCTTTGGACTAAGCTCGCCATCAATTGTGCGATCAACCCACTCACGGGCCTTGAACAGATCAAGAATGGCGAACTTGCAGATAAAAGATTTGAGGATATTTTGAGTTCTATCGTTGAAGAGCTAACACAAGTTATGCAGGCCGAAGAGATCGCTTGTTCATTCGACGGATTAGAAGCAAGTGTCAAGCAGGTCATCCAAGCCACGGCGCAGAACAACTCATCCATGAAACAAGATATGTTTTACCAACGCAAAACAGAGATCGACTTCATCACTGGACACCTAATAAAAACAGCGCTTAAGCATCAGATAGAAGTTCCCGTTAACCAAAAGCTGTTCGATCAAGTCAAAGAGCAAGAAAATAGCTGGAATCATCAAGATTAG
- a CDS encoding nucleoside-specific channel-forming Tsx family protein, protein MRKSLLTLGLLAAASAPVMAADYSDGDIHKNDYKWMQFNIMGAINEKGPYESTHDYLEMEFGGRSGIFDLYGYVDVFNLTSDSSSDKADKDGKIFMKFAPRMSLDGLTGKDLSFGPVEELYLSTLFEWDGNNGGVNTQKVGLGSDVMVPWFGKMGLNLYGTYDSNQKDWNGFQISTNWFKPFYFFENGSFISYQGYIDYQFGMKDEYAQVSNGGAMFNGIYWHSDRFAVGYGLKLYSDVYGFEDGANLPWDATSQADSSGVGHYVAVTYKF, encoded by the coding sequence ATGCGTAAATCACTTTTAACTCTTGGCCTACTTGCAGCAGCATCTGCTCCAGTAATGGCGGCTGATTATTCTGACGGCGACATCCATAAGAACGATTACAAATGGATGCAGTTCAACATTATGGGTGCAATCAACGAGAAAGGTCCTTACGAATCTACTCATGATTACCTAGAAATGGAATTTGGCGGTCGCTCAGGAATCTTCGACCTTTACGGCTATGTTGATGTATTTAACCTAACATCAGATTCAAGTAGCGATAAAGCAGACAAAGATGGCAAAATCTTTATGAAGTTTGCTCCTCGTATGTCTCTTGACGGCCTAACTGGCAAAGACCTATCTTTCGGTCCAGTTGAAGAACTATACCTTTCAACTCTTTTCGAGTGGGATGGTAACAATGGTGGTGTTAACACTCAGAAAGTTGGTCTTGGTTCTGACGTAATGGTTCCATGGTTTGGTAAAATGGGCCTAAACCTTTACGGTACATACGACTCAAACCAAAAAGATTGGAATGGTTTCCAAATCTCGACTAACTGGTTCAAACCATTCTACTTCTTCGAGAACGGTTCATTCATCTCTTACCAAGGTTACATCGATTACCAATTTGGTATGAAAGATGAGTACGCTCAAGTAAGCAATGGCGGCGCAATGTTTAACGGTATCTACTGGCACTCAGATCGCTTTGCAGTAGGTTACGGTCTAAAACTATACAGCGACGTATACGGTTTTGAAGATGGCGCAAACCTTCCGTGGGACGCAACTTCACAAGCTGACTCTTCTGGCGTAGGTCACTACGTTGCAGTAACTTACAAGTTCTAA
- a CDS encoding DUF4397 domain-containing protein: MKYSPVLAVAMSALFIVGCDDDDEPTTQLQAVHASPDAPLANVLVNRQARWSGVDYAQASGYTSLDQGQTTLQVDVQLPGDAVATVIPPSQFDLSGDLDYTVMVVGDADGSNNPVEALVVTRPAEGTATSSSLDVQVVHAATGVGDVNLYVTAPNDPLGAPLGTLGYKDFTDVLNIPAGQYRVRLETVSGSAIAFDSGEITLSGGSELTIAAVPRADSNSASPVKLMVMDGSGSSLIYDMAETAEVRVGHLVDGAPDVDPFVNGSAFAPLADLMFKEIRGLLDLAAGTYDIDIFADGTTTNALIDADGVAVFAGMDYSIYAVGTLSPLNLEPLVVPENRRPVATSAVLNITHAAANPVAASVDIYLTENVGISGSTPALSDVKFKDYANGIYVAAGSYYVTITVAGDPTTVAIDSAPATLADGVVYQVVAIDDSTGTGFNLIVSDTTD; the protein is encoded by the coding sequence ATGAAATATTCACCAGTACTCGCGGTAGCGATGTCAGCCCTGTTCATTGTGGGGTGTGATGATGACGATGAGCCAACAACTCAACTACAAGCTGTACATGCATCGCCAGATGCTCCGTTGGCTAATGTCTTAGTAAATAGGCAGGCTCGTTGGAGCGGTGTCGATTATGCTCAAGCATCCGGATATACCTCATTAGATCAAGGACAGACAACCCTGCAAGTCGATGTTCAACTCCCAGGTGACGCAGTAGCGACTGTGATTCCGCCAAGCCAATTCGATTTGAGCGGTGACCTAGATTACACCGTAATGGTGGTCGGTGATGCTGATGGTTCTAATAACCCGGTTGAGGCTTTAGTTGTTACAAGGCCTGCTGAGGGAACGGCAACAAGTTCAAGTTTAGATGTGCAAGTTGTTCACGCGGCAACAGGGGTTGGAGATGTGAACTTATATGTAACGGCACCGAATGATCCATTGGGCGCTCCGCTTGGTACTCTCGGTTATAAGGACTTTACTGACGTACTCAATATCCCAGCAGGGCAATACCGAGTGAGATTAGAAACCGTGAGCGGTAGTGCTATTGCTTTTGACTCTGGAGAAATCACTCTTTCTGGCGGTAGCGAGCTAACGATTGCGGCGGTGCCAAGAGCTGATTCAAACAGTGCATCTCCGGTGAAGTTGATGGTGATGGATGGTAGCGGTTCATCTTTAATCTACGACATGGCAGAAACGGCAGAAGTAAGAGTGGGGCATTTGGTTGATGGTGCGCCGGATGTCGACCCATTTGTCAACGGTTCTGCATTTGCTCCACTTGCTGATTTAATGTTTAAAGAGATCCGTGGACTTTTAGATTTAGCAGCAGGGACTTACGATATTGACATCTTTGCCGATGGCACAACGACCAATGCATTGATTGATGCTGACGGGGTGGCTGTATTTGCCGGAATGGATTACAGCATTTATGCAGTGGGTACGTTAAGTCCACTCAATTTGGAACCACTAGTTGTCCCTGAAAACCGTCGCCCGGTTGCGACCAGTGCGGTGTTAAACATTACCCATGCGGCGGCAAACCCAGTTGCAGCATCGGTTGATATCTACCTGACTGAGAACGTGGGAATATCTGGTAGCACTCCGGCACTAAGTGATGTGAAGTTCAAAGATTACGCGAATGGTATTTATGTTGCAGCGGGATCTTACTACGTGACAATTACTGTCGCAGGAGACCCAACTACTGTTGCCATTGACTCTGCGCCTGCAACTTTGGCTGACGGTGTTGTTTATCAAGTCGTCGCGATTGATGACTCGACGGGAACTGGTTTTAACTTGATCGTAAGTGATACAACAGATTAG
- a CDS encoding AmpG family muropeptide MFS transporter, which produces MSSGTPSLSWMQTFRSYLDKRLLWVFMLGCSSGFPWVLIGSNMSGWLKDAGLTRAAIGYFGSVFAVYAINFLWAPLVDRVKLPILHAILGQRRSWIFLCQSFVLICTLFIAGVNPANDLMFTSMLALGIAIASATQDIAIDAFRIDSFPKSESTKLPQASAMAVMGWWTGYSLPGYLAFINADTIGWNGVYYGMAGVVIILMLFTLFVGEPTTQREALQKEAQQRHNKVVGSKVVAWLSVTVLEPFYDFFKRNGVQVAITLLLFVFLFKIGEAFLGRMSIPFYKEIGFSNEQIGHYSKLIGWGATIFFTLLGSVFNVKFGIVRGLMIGGVAMAASNLMFAWIAQVGPNENLFLATIIVDNFTTAFSTVAFVSFLTLLTGQAFSATQYALLASLGNFGRTTLASFSGELVDFLNDWSTFFILTSLMVIPSLIMLYSLRHFFTDLLEKAKNNHE; this is translated from the coding sequence ATGTCATCTGGCACTCCCTCTCTTTCTTGGATGCAGACTTTCCGTAGCTACCTAGATAAACGTCTACTTTGGGTGTTTATGTTGGGTTGTTCGAGTGGCTTTCCTTGGGTTCTTATCGGCTCTAACATGTCAGGCTGGCTAAAAGATGCAGGATTAACTCGTGCTGCTATCGGTTATTTCGGTAGTGTGTTCGCCGTCTATGCGATTAACTTTCTTTGGGCACCACTGGTAGACCGAGTCAAACTGCCGATTCTACATGCGATATTGGGACAACGACGCAGTTGGATATTTCTATGCCAAAGCTTTGTATTGATCTGCACGCTGTTCATTGCCGGGGTTAACCCTGCCAATGACTTGATGTTCACCTCAATGCTGGCTCTCGGAATTGCGATTGCGTCGGCAACCCAAGATATAGCCATTGATGCCTTCCGTATTGATTCATTTCCTAAATCTGAATCCACCAAATTACCGCAAGCATCCGCAATGGCAGTGATGGGATGGTGGACAGGCTACTCTCTTCCTGGTTATCTCGCATTTATCAATGCCGATACAATAGGTTGGAATGGTGTTTATTACGGTATGGCCGGTGTCGTTATCATTCTGATGCTATTCACCCTGTTTGTCGGAGAACCAACAACACAACGTGAAGCATTACAAAAAGAAGCACAACAGCGCCATAATAAAGTTGTGGGCTCTAAAGTTGTTGCCTGGCTAAGCGTTACAGTGTTGGAACCTTTCTACGATTTCTTTAAGCGAAACGGTGTTCAAGTCGCTATTACGCTTCTGTTGTTCGTATTCCTGTTTAAGATAGGTGAAGCCTTCTTGGGCAGAATGTCGATTCCCTTCTATAAAGAGATCGGCTTTAGCAATGAACAAATTGGTCACTACTCCAAGTTAATTGGTTGGGGGGCAACCATATTCTTCACCTTGCTAGGCAGTGTCTTCAATGTGAAATTTGGTATTGTACGTGGGCTAATGATTGGCGGCGTAGCAATGGCAGCCAGCAACCTAATGTTTGCATGGATTGCTCAAGTAGGACCCAATGAAAACTTATTCCTTGCAACGATTATTGTCGATAACTTCACAACCGCCTTTTCGACAGTGGCATTCGTTTCCTTCTTAACGCTACTAACTGGGCAAGCTTTCTCGGCAACGCAATACGCCTTGCTAGCATCATTGGGAAATTTCGGTCGAACGACGTTGGCATCTTTCAGCGGTGAATTGGTCGACTTCCTCAATGACTGGTCAACCTTCTTTATACTAACGTCATTAATGGTGATTCCAAGTTTGATCATGCTCTACTCGTTACGCCACTTTTTCACTGATTTATTAGAAAAAGCCAAAAACAACCACGAATAA
- a CDS encoding peptidylprolyl isomerase — protein MSRILTSIALMLVSVSVWAGPKVNVETTLGDFTIELNQEQAPVSTENFLKYVADGSYEGTIFHRVIPGFMAQGGGFDQDMNQQATYAPIKNEGSNGLKNDTATIAMARTNAPDSATRQFFINFSDNDFLNAKGGNPGYAVFGTVTEGFDVVQKMATIPTKRMGRMSDIPADPIIINKVTLLK, from the coding sequence ATGAGCCGTATTCTAACTTCTATTGCATTAATGCTGGTGAGCGTGAGCGTTTGGGCAGGCCCAAAAGTGAACGTTGAAACAACATTAGGTGACTTCACGATTGAGCTAAACCAAGAGCAAGCTCCGGTTAGTACTGAAAACTTCCTAAAATACGTGGCAGACGGCAGCTACGAAGGCACTATCTTCCACCGTGTTATTCCTGGCTTTATGGCGCAAGGTGGCGGCTTCGATCAAGACATGAATCAACAAGCGACTTATGCCCCAATCAAAAATGAAGGCAGTAACGGTCTAAAGAATGATACAGCAACGATCGCAATGGCTCGCACTAACGCTCCAGACTCTGCGACTCGTCAGTTCTTTATCAACTTTTCGGATAACGACTTCTTGAATGCAAAAGGTGGTAACCCGGGCTACGCTGTTTTTGGCACGGTAACTGAAGGGTTTGATGTCGTACAAAAGATGGCAACTATTCCGACTAAGCGAATGGGCCGCATGTCCGATATTCCAGCCGACCCTATCATCATCAACAAAGTAACACTTCTTAAGTAA
- a CDS encoding YajG family lipoprotein: MKKLILAASIMALTACSAPQQEQINVMPEASLSSSNLVQGKTYTLTSKDVRAAQYVALVDSGRSNIQPIHAKQNMRISLENAVAQQLESQGFRASVNSENSIVLEIQEALVTVEHTIMENKMDGKVTLEVTAETPEGKLVKTFNGTATRTGALSASNDDISMVLNDVINLVLTEIANDPELQNYMKERF; the protein is encoded by the coding sequence ATGAAAAAACTGATTTTGGCTGCTTCTATTATGGCATTGACAGCATGTTCTGCCCCTCAGCAAGAACAGATCAATGTAATGCCAGAAGCTTCACTAAGCTCAAGCAACCTTGTACAAGGCAAAACATACACACTAACCAGTAAAGATGTTCGTGCCGCTCAATATGTAGCCTTGGTTGATAGTGGCCGTTCAAACATTCAGCCAATTCACGCTAAACAAAACATGCGTATTTCGCTAGAGAACGCAGTAGCTCAACAGTTAGAGTCTCAAGGTTTCCGAGCAAGCGTAAACAGTGAAAACTCTATTGTTTTAGAGATTCAAGAAGCACTTGTTACCGTAGAACACACCATTATGGAAAACAAAATGGACGGTAAAGTAACGCTTGAAGTAACGGCCGAGACACCTGAAGGTAAGCTAGTTAAAACATTCAACGGTACCGCAACTCGTACTGGAGCGCTAAGTGCTTCAAACGACGACATCTCAATGGTTCTTAACGATGTGATCAACTTGGTTCTTACTGAAATTGCGAACGACCCTGAACTACAAAACTACATGAAGGAACGTTTCTAA
- a CDS encoding methyltransferase — MKTELTLHDRTLILNRFPNRSNETLQAWDAGDEYLISHVEEMNLEPGKHILIMNDSFGALSAWFSKDHDVTMMSDSFISHRGTLKNLQRNQSNRVNFLNTMDDIPHGIDLVIMQLPKTNRHLIWQLSQLRQALPESCQVIGVNKVKEIHTSTLNLFEKYLGETKTSLAKKKHRLVFSSPNCQPIQTVEPYVEWDVDGEDIRLKNLPNVYSGEALDQGARYMLEHIPQDPELRHIIDLGCGNGVLSVKAGQLNPQARITCVDESFMAVESARQNVKDNLGEEGNFQFIANNCLDGFKKNSTYLVMCNPPFHQQQAITDHIAWQMFCDAKHVLSNGGKLIVIGNRHLGYDVKLARLFGEANVETLELNQKFEILQATREPANFNK; from the coding sequence ATGAAAACTGAACTTACCCTTCACGATAGAACTTTAATCCTAAATCGTTTCCCCAACCGTTCAAATGAAACCCTTCAAGCTTGGGATGCCGGCGACGAATATCTGATTAGCCATGTTGAAGAGATGAATCTTGAACCTGGTAAACACATCCTGATCATGAACGACAGTTTTGGTGCCCTATCCGCTTGGTTCTCCAAAGATCATGACGTGACCATGATGAGTGACTCTTTCATTTCTCATCGCGGAACGTTAAAAAACTTACAGCGCAATCAAAGTAACCGAGTGAACTTCTTGAACACGATGGATGATATCCCACACGGTATCGACCTTGTGATCATGCAATTGCCAAAAACCAACCGCCATCTAATATGGCAATTGAGCCAGTTGCGCCAAGCATTGCCTGAAAGCTGCCAAGTGATTGGTGTGAATAAAGTAAAAGAGATTCACACTTCAACACTTAACCTGTTTGAAAAATATCTCGGTGAAACCAAAACCTCTCTGGCTAAGAAAAAGCATCGCCTTGTGTTCTCTTCTCCAAACTGCCAACCGATTCAAACAGTAGAACCTTATGTTGAATGGGACGTAGACGGTGAAGATATCCGCCTGAAAAATTTACCAAATGTTTACTCAGGGGAAGCACTCGATCAAGGCGCTCGTTATATGCTAGAGCACATCCCTCAAGATCCTGAGCTACGTCATATCATCGACCTAGGCTGTGGCAACGGTGTATTGAGTGTAAAAGCCGGGCAATTGAACCCACAAGCTCGTATCACCTGTGTGGATGAAAGCTTTATGGCGGTGGAATCGGCGCGCCAAAACGTCAAGGATAACCTTGGTGAAGAAGGCAACTTCCAGTTCATCGCCAACAACTGTCTAGATGGCTTCAAGAAGAACAGCACTTACTTAGTTATGTGTAATCCTCCGTTCCACCAGCAACAAGCGATTACAGACCACATCGCATGGCAAATGTTCTGTGATGCAAAGCATGTTCTTAGCAACGGAGGCAAATTAATTGTTATTGGCAACCGACACCTCGGATACGATGTCAAACTAGCAAGACTATTTGGTGAAGCTAACGTTGAAACGCTTGAACTAAACCAAAAATTTGAGATATTACAAGCAACAAGAGAGCCTGCGAATTTTAATAAATAA
- the bolA gene encoding transcriptional regulator BolA translates to MIQEVIETKLHNEFSPSHLNVVNESYMHNVPAGSESHFKVIVVSDVFEGLRLIARHRAVNKALSEELANNIHALSIHTYTKDEWMKQLNNVPDSPMCMGGGK, encoded by the coding sequence ATGATCCAAGAAGTTATCGAAACAAAATTGCACAATGAGTTTTCACCAAGTCATTTAAACGTGGTGAATGAGAGCTATATGCACAATGTTCCGGCTGGTTCTGAGAGTCATTTTAAAGTGATTGTTGTCAGCGATGTGTTTGAAGGTTTGCGTCTTATTGCTCGTCATAGAGCGGTAAATAAAGCACTATCAGAAGAGTTAGCGAATAATATTCACGCACTATCCATTCACACTTATACAAAAGATGAATGGATGAAGCAGCTAAATAACGTGCCAGATAGCCCGATGTGTATGGGTGGTGGTAAGTAA
- a CDS encoding Na(+)-translocating NADH-quinone reductase subunit A yields the protein MITIKKGLDLPIAGTPSQVINDGKSITKVALLGEEYVGMRPTMHARVGDEVKKGQVLFADKKNPGVVFTSPASGKVIEVNRGAKRVLQSVVIEVAGNEQITFNSYEANQLVGLDRETVKAQLVESGAWTALRTRPFSKVPAVDSETQAIFVTAMDTNPLAAEPELIINEQSDAFVAGLDLLSTLTNGKVYVCKKGTSLPRSAQSNVEEHVFDGPHPAGLAGTHMHYLYPVNAQNVAWSINYQDVIAFGKLFLTGEIYSERVVSLAGPVVNNPRLVRTQIGASLEELTDSELMPGEVRLISGSVLSGVHASGPHAYLGRYHQQVSVLREGRDKELFGWAMPGKNKFSVTRSFLGHVFKGQLFNMTTTTNGSDRSMVPIGNYEKVMPLDMEPTLLLRDLCAGDVDSAQALGALELDEEDLALCTFVCPGKYEYGQLLRECLDTIVKEG from the coding sequence ATGATTACAATAAAGAAGGGTTTGGATCTTCCTATCGCAGGAACTCCATCCCAGGTGATTAATGATGGTAAGTCCATCACTAAAGTCGCCTTGCTTGGCGAAGAGTACGTTGGTATGCGTCCTACGATGCATGCTCGCGTTGGTGATGAAGTGAAGAAAGGCCAAGTTCTTTTTGCAGATAAAAAGAACCCAGGTGTTGTATTTACTTCTCCAGCAAGCGGTAAAGTTATTGAAGTGAACCGTGGTGCTAAGCGTGTTCTTCAATCAGTAGTGATTGAAGTAGCAGGCAATGAGCAAATCACGTTCAATAGCTATGAAGCTAACCAACTAGTAGGCCTTGACCGTGAAACGGTTAAAGCTCAGTTAGTTGAGTCTGGCGCATGGACCGCTTTGCGAACTCGTCCGTTCAGCAAGGTTCCAGCAGTTGATTCTGAAACTCAGGCTATTTTTGTTACTGCTATGGATACTAATCCGCTAGCAGCTGAGCCAGAATTAATCATTAACGAGCAGTCTGATGCTTTCGTTGCTGGTTTAGATCTTCTTTCAACTCTGACTAACGGTAAAGTGTACGTTTGTAAAAAAGGTACTAGCTTACCTCGTTCAGCTCAGTCTAACGTTGAAGAACATGTTTTTGATGGCCCACACCCTGCAGGTCTTGCAGGCACGCATATGCATTACCTGTATCCGGTAAATGCACAAAATGTAGCGTGGAGCATTAACTACCAAGACGTGATCGCATTCGGTAAGCTTTTCCTTACTGGTGAGATTTACTCTGAGCGCGTTGTTTCTCTGGCTGGTCCAGTAGTTAACAATCCTCGTCTAGTTCGTACTCAAATTGGTGCTAGCCTTGAAGAGTTGACGGACAGCGAGTTGATGCCAGGTGAAGTTCGCCTGATCTCAGGTTCAGTGCTATCTGGTGTTCACGCTTCAGGTCCACATGCTTACCTTGGCCGTTACCATCAACAAGTTTCGGTTCTTCGTGAAGGTCGTGATAAAGAGCTATTCGGCTGGGCTATGCCTGGTAAGAACAAGTTCTCTGTTACTCGTTCATTCCTTGGTCACGTGTTTAAAGGTCAGTTGTTCAACATGACAACGACAACGAACGGTAGTGATCGCTCTATGGTTCCAATTGGTAACTACGAGAAAGTAATGCCATTAGATATGGAGCCTACTTTGCTGCTTCGCGATCTATGCGCTGGTGACGTTGATAGTGCACAAGCACTTGGTGCGCTAGAGCTAGATGAAGAAGATTTAGCACTGTGTACCTTTGTATGTCCTGGTAAGTACGAGTACGGTCAGTTACTTCGTGAATGCCTAGATACAATTGTGAAGGAAGGGTAA